In a single window of the Trichoderma breve strain T069 chromosome 6, whole genome shotgun sequence genome:
- a CDS encoding nmrA-like family domain-containing protein, which produces MVKVAIAGGSGQVAREVIDALLESKNHDITILSRGTVPSKDFTSTLDWQIVDYNDVQSLTTALNGVHTLLSFIQTLGDFEQKVQRNLIDAAIEAGVKRFSPSEYGSKDTVNMPWSGQKEIIREYLREINKSEIVLEYSLFQPGLFLDYLAYPYKTSKYVDPLQTIFDFQNKRGIVVEGHEDAIINFTSVKDFAAIVARAVDYEGGRWPIIGGIRGNRLTFAQVLAIGESVRGHPFAIEKVKIEDLEAGELKTIWNIEATHHAASKDDSIDMHKAVSVGILLSSTKGAWDSSGEMNRLFPDFKYTKAIEFLVEVWEGQP; this is translated from the exons ATGGTCAAAGTCGCAATTGCTGGTGGTTCCGGGC AGGTCGCTCGAGAAGTCATCGATGCTCTACTTGAATCCAAAAACCATGATATTACCATTTTGAGCAGAGGT ACTGTGCCATCTAAGGACTTCACATCGACCCTCGATTGGCAAATTGTGGACTACAATGATGTGCAAAGCCTCACCACAGCGCTCAACGGTGTTCACACTCTCTTGTCATTCATCCAGACCCTGGGAGATTTCGAACAAAAAGTGCAGAGGAACCTCATCGATGCAGCCATTGAAGCTGGTGTCAAACGGTTTTCGCCCAGCGAGTATGGAAG CAAAGACACTGTGAATATGCCCTGGTCAgggcaaaaagaaataatcCGGGAATATTTGAGAGAAATCAACAAGTCGGAGATC GTTCTTGAGTATTCTTTATTCCAGCCGGGTCTGTTTTTGGACTACCTAGCCTATCCGTACAAAACCAGCAAGTACGTTGACCCGCTACAAACCATCTTTGACTTCCAGAACAAGCGTGGTATCGTTGTCGAGGGCCATGAGGACGCCATTATAAACTTTACTTCAGTTAAGGACTTTGCAGCTATTGTTGCCCGTGCAGTTGACTATGAAGGAGGCAGATGGCCGATTATTGGAGGGATCAGAGGCAACAGATTGACGTTTGCACAAGTTTTGGCCATCGGAGAGTCTGTGAGAG GACACCCTTTCGCGATCGAAAAAGTAAAGATTGAAGATCTAGAGGCTGGTGAGCTGAAAACTATTTGGAATATTGAAGCCACTCATCATGCCGCCTCCAAGGACGATTCAATAGATATGCACAAAGCTGTATCTGTTGGTATCCTCCTGAGTAGTACCAAAGGGGCATGGGATTCGTCAGGCGAGATGAATCGGCTCTTTCCTGATTTTAAGTACACTAAAGCTATAGAGTTTCTAGTAGAGGTGTGGGAAGGACAACCATGA